In Mobula hypostoma chromosome 11, sMobHyp1.1, whole genome shotgun sequence, the following are encoded in one genomic region:
- the thap7 gene encoding THAP domain-containing protein 7: MPRHCSAEGCRSRDTKDSRINGITFHRLPKKGKSQREIWLLNCCRKNPDGTVPWKPSSQFVYFCSKHFERQCFELVGLSGYHRLRDDAVPTLFQPSPRGKVTLTRTSREKAAEPVGTGECLANEVALADADLGNPSPGLETSFCISQDAPAYVLDYSVPQDTVNGNACSDKVLLTEVPLYSSQAELETSAPTVIYLVDTEAKPVEFSNSASTEEASKDVSLTQPDALTEVSDNCQEEPPNVRTPIPIDLYMARIPSASPNPAAHVSVEHSYTVGCPLVWKKRAEALKEAFEKVNKDLRASRKRESRLRARITSILRARGHRLRDKQLKLDLAGDLPSQVEMFEVQVMDEAVGLCSPLTS; the protein is encoded by the exons ATGCCGCGTCACTGCTCTGCTGAGGGTTGCCGATCCAGGGACACAAAGGATTCCAGAATTAATGGCATCACCTTTCACAG GTTGCCAAAGAAGGGAAAAAGTCAGCGTGAGATCTGGTTATTGAACTGCTGTCGTAAGAACCCGGATGGGACAGTTCCCTGGAAACCATCCTCACAGTTTGTCTATTTCTGTTCAAAACACTTTGAAAGACAATGCTTTGAACTTGTGGGACTGAG TGGTTATCACCGGCTGAGAGATGATGCTGTGCCCACACTGTTCCAACCAAGTCCACGAGGAAAAGTGACATTGACCAGAACAAGTAGAGAGAAGGCAGCAGAACCAGTGGGTACCGGTGAATG CCTCGCTAACGAAGTTGCCTTAGCTGACGCGGATCTCGGGAATCCCAGTCCCGGCTTGGAGACGAGCTTCTGCATTTCCCAGGATGCTCCTGCCTACGTTCTAGATTACTCTGTTCCTCAGGACACCGTGAATGGAAACGCCTGCTCGGACAAAGTGTTGCTAACGGAGGTCCCGCTTTACTCAAGCCAGGCTGAGCTGGAGACCTCCGCACCCACGGTAATATACCTGGTGGATACGGAGGCAAAACCGGTGGAGTTCAGCAACAGTGCAAGCACTGAGGAAGCCTCCAAGGACGTCTCATTGACTCAGCCCGATGCGTTGACTGAAGTGTCGGACAACTGCCAGGAGGAGCCGCCCAATGTCAGgactcccattcccattgatTTGTATATGGCACGCATCCCCAGCGCGTCCCCGAACCCAGCGGCTCACGTTTCTGTCGAGCACAGTTACACCGTGGGCTGCCCGCTGGTCTGGAAGAAGAGAGCAGAGGCCCTGAAggaggcctttgagaaggtcaaTAAGGATCTGCGTGCAAGCAGGAAGCGGGAGAGCCGCCTGAGGGCCCGCATCACCTCCATCCTGAGGGCACGGGGCCACCGGCTGCGGGACAAACAACTGAAGCTGGACCTGGCCGGCGATCTGCCTTCGCAGGTGGAAATGTTTGAGGTCCAGGTAATGGACGAGGCTGTCGGCCTCTGCAGCCCGCTCACCAGCTGA